The Astatotilapia calliptera chromosome 14, fAstCal1.2, whole genome shotgun sequence genome includes a region encoding these proteins:
- the LOC113036614 gene encoding extracellular calcium-sensing receptor-like, whose amino-acid sequence MQKSGEVILGGLFPVHFFSSIPDLSFTSQPQQPTCHSFYVQGFRQAQTMAFAIDEINNNSNLLPNVTLGYTLYDNCVELGIGFRGALSLISGQEEQIILHNTCVGNPPVVGIVGDSSSTPSIAISSILGLYRVPLVSFHYFATFSCLSDRQKYPSFFRTIPSDAFQVRAMIQILKYFGWTWAGLLITDDDYGLHAARSLQSELSVSGEGCLAYVEVLPTDKDTDELRRIVDVMKKSTAHVVIAFVFETHMINLMEEIERQNVTGLQWLASEGWTATAAVLQTPQLMPYLGGTLGIAIRRGEIPGLREFLLQIRPDLLDSNSYGKTMVNQFWEFTFQCRFAPAPPGWLEVGGALCTGQEDLENVNTEFLDISNLRPEYNVYKAVYALAYSLDDILQCKPGRGPFSGHSCGTLQSLEPWQLVYYLERVNFSTPFSDQLSFDENGDVVPIYDVMNWLLLPDGSIKVQSVGEVKGSAFKGEELILDENKIFWNSISNKPVQSICSESCPLGTHMIRKKGEPKCCFDCIPCSDGKVSNMSNSLECTSCPEDFWSNPQRDHCVPKKTEFLSYLEPLGICLTATSLLGTFLCAVILGIFIYHRRTPIVRANNSELSFQLLLSLKLCFLCSLLFIGRPRLWTCQLRHAVFGISFVLCVSCILVKTMVVLAVFKASKPGGGTSLKWFGAMQQRGTILFLTSIQAAICTAWLVSASPTPHKNTQYQNDKIVYECVVGSSVGFAVLLGYIGMLAFLSFLIAFLVRNLPESFNEAKLITFSMLIFCAVWVAFVPVYISSPGNYADAVEVFAILASSFGLLITLFGPKCYIILLKPELNTKKAVMGHGTES is encoded by the exons ATGCAGAAGAGTGGAGAGGTCATCCTGGGAGGACTGTTTCCAGTCCACTTTTTCTCAAGCATTCCTGACCTGTCTTTTACCTCACAGCCACAGCAACCTACTTGCCATAG tTTCTATGTACAAGGATTTAGACAAGCACAAACCATGGCTTTTGCAATTGATGAGATCAACAACAACTCCAACTTGCTACCTAATGTGACTCTGGGATACACCCTTTATGATAATTGCGTTGAACTTGGAATTGGATTCCGTGGAGCATTGTCATTAATCAGTGGTCAAGAGGAACAGATTATATTACACAATACATGTGTTGGAAATCCTCCAGTTGTAGGGATTGTGGGTGATTCTTCCTCTACTCCTTCTATTGCTATCTCCAGCATCTTAGGTTTGTACAGAGTACCTCTGGTAAGTTTTca TTATTTTGCCACATTTTCCTGTTTGAGTGACCGTCAAAAGTATCCATCCTTCTTTAGGACGATCCCAAGTGATGCTTTCCAG GTACGTGCAATGATTCAGATTCTAAAATATTTTGGCTGGACTTGGGCAGGTCTGCTCATCACTGATGATGATTATGGACTTCATGCAGCCAGATCCTTACAATCTGAGCTGAGTGTGTCTGGAGAAGGTTGCCTTGCCTATGTTGAGGTTTTACCCACTGACAAAGACACAGATGAACTCAGAAGGATTGTGGATGTGATGAAGAAATCCACAGCTCATGTTGTCATTGCCTTTGTGTTTGAGACTCACATGATAAACCTTATGGAAGAG ATAGAAAGGCAGAATGTAACAGGCCTACAGTGGTTGGCCAGTGAAGGCTGGACAGCAACAGCTGCTGTGCTTCAAACACCTCAGCTCATGCCATATCTGGGTGGTACACTGGGCATCGCTATTCGTCGAGGAGAAATACCAGGGCTCAGGGAATTCCTGTTACAAATACGCCCTGATCTGCTTGACAGTAATAGCTATGGAAAGACAATG GTGAATCAGTTTTGGGAATTCACATTTCAGTGTAGATTTGCTCCAGCTCCACCAGGCTGGCTGGAAGTTGGAGGTGCACTATGCACTGGACAGGAAGATCTAGAAAATGTGAATACTGAGTTCTTGGACATTTCCAACCTCCGGCCTGAGTACAATGTGTACAAAGCTGTTTATGCCCTGGCATATTCCCTTGATGACATTCTGCAATGCAAGCCAGGAAGAGGGCCTTTCAGTGGGCACAGCTGTGGCACTTTGCAATCACTGGAGCCTTGGCAG CTTGTTTATTACTTGGAAAGGGTAAACTTCTCCACTCCATTTAGTGATCAACTGTCATTTGATGAAAATGGTGACGTTGTGCCAATTTATGATGTGATGAACTGGTTGTTGCTCCCTGATGGAAGCATTAAAGTTCAGAGTGTGGGTGAGGTTAAGGGGTCAGCTTTCAAAGGTGAAGAACTCATACTTGATGAAAACAAAATCTTCTGGAACTCTATATCAAACAAG CCAGTTCAATCAATATGTAGTGAAAGCTGTCCACTCGGTACCCACATGATAAGAAAGAAGGGGGAACCCAAATGCTGTTTTGACTGCATCCCTTGTTCTGACGGAAAAGTCAGTAATATGAGCA ACTCCTTGGAATGCACCAGTTGTCCAGAGGATTTTTGGTCAAACCCCCAACGTGACCACTGTGTTCCTAAGAAGACAGAGTTCCTCTCTTACCTTGAGCCTCTGGGTATTTGTTTGACAGCAACCTCATTACTGGGCACATTTTTATGTGCTGTTATTCTAGGGATTTTTATCTACCATCGCAGAACACCCATAGTACGTGCCAACAATTCAGAACTTAGTTTCCAGCTATTGCTGTCACTCAAGTTATGTTTCCTGTGTTCACTGCTGTTCATTGGACGACCCAGGCTGTGGACATGCCAACTCAGACATGCAGTATTTGGGATCAGCTTTGTGCTGTGTGTCTCATGCATTCTAGTAAAAACCATGGTTGTTCTGGCTGTGTTCAAAGCCTCCAAGCCAGGAGGGGGAACCAGTCTGAAGTGGTTTGGTGCTATGCAGCAGAGAGGAACAATTCTGTTTCTTACATCTATTCAAGCAGCCATTTGCACTGCTTGGCTTGTTTCTGCTTCCCCAACTCCACATAAAAACACCCAATACCAAAATGATAAGATTGTTTATGAATGTGTAGTTGGGTCTAGTGTTGGTTTTGCAGTGTTGTTGGGTTATATTGGCATGCTGGCTTTCCTCAGTTTTCTAATTGCATTCCTGGTAAGGAATCTCCCTGAAAGTTTTAATGAGGCCAAGCTCATCACATTCAGCATGCTGATCTTCTGTGCTGTGTGGGTGGCCTTTGTTCCTGTCTATATCAGCTCACCGGGAAATTATGCAGATGCAGTGGAGGTATTTGCCATCTTGGCCTCAAGCTTTGGCCTCTTGATCACATTGTTTGGACCCAAATGTTACATAATCCTGCTGAAACCAGAATTGAACACAAAAAAGGCTGTAATGGGTCATGGCACTGaatcataa
- the LOC113036201 gene encoding extracellular calcium-sensing receptor-like translates to MNKVGDIILGGLFPVHFFSSVPHPSFTSEPQQPTCHGFYVQGFRQAQTMAFAIDEINRNANLLPNVTLGYTLYDNCVELGIGFRAALSLAGGQEEQIVSNGTCTGNPPVLGIVGDSSSTPSIAISSVLGLYRVPIVSYFATCSCLSDHRKYPSFFRTIPSDAFQVRAIIKILKHFGWTWAGLLISDDDYGRHAARSLQFELSLSGEGCLDYIEVLPWDKDTDELRRIVNVMKKSTARVVIAFVHESHMINLMEEVVKENVTSLQWMASEGWTATAGVLQTPQFMPYLGGTLGIAIRRGEIPGLREFLLQIRPDLHHNNNNGNSMVNQFWEFTFQCRFAPAPAGWLEGGGALCTGQEDLENVNTEILDISNLRPEYNVYKAVYALAYSLDDMLQCNPGRGPFSRQSCATLQSLQPWQLLYYLERVNFTTPFGDQVSFDENGDVVPIYDVMNWLWLPDGSTEVQNVGEVKSSALYGEELILDEDKIFWNFISKKPPRSVCSESCLSGTHMVRKKGEPKCCFDCIPCSEGKVTNETNSLECTSCPEDFWSNPQRDHCVPKKTEFLSYHEPLGICLTATSLLGTCICAVVLGIFIYHHRTPIIRANNSELSFQVLLSLKLCFLCSLLFIGRPRLWTCQLRHAAFGISFVLCVSCILVKTMVVLAVFKASKPGGGTSLKWFGAMQQRGTVLFLTSIQAAICTTWLVSSSPTPHKNTQYQNDKIVYECAFGSTVGFAVLLGYIGILAFLSFLIAFLVRNLPDSFNEAKLITFSMLIFCAVWVAFVPVYISSPGNYADAVEVFAILASSFGLLITLFGPKCYIILLRPELNTKKAIMGRGT, encoded by the exons ATGAACAAGGTTGGAGATATCATTCTGGGTGGACTGTTTCCAGTCCACTTTTTCTCAAGTGTTCCTCATCCATCTTTTACCTCAGAGCCACAACAGCCTACTTGCCATGG tTTCTATGTACAAGGATTTAGGCAGGCACAAACCATGGCATTTGCTATTGATGAAATCAACAGAAATGCCAATCTGTTACCTAATGTGACTCTGGGATACACTCTTTATGACAACTGTGTTGAACTTGGAATTGGATTCCGTGCAGCATTATCATTAGCCGGCGGTCAAGAGGAGCAGATTGTATCAAATGGTACATGTACTGGAAATCCTCCTGTTCTAGGGATTGTGGGTGATTCTTCCTCTACACCTTCTATTGCCATCTCCAGTGTCTTAGGTTTATACCGAGTACCGATA GTGAGTTATTTTGCCACATGTTCTTGTTTGAGTGACCATCGAAAATATCCATCCTTCTTTAGGACGATTCCAAGTGATGCTTTCCAG GTACGTGCTATAATTAAAATTCTAAAACATTTTGGCTGGACTTGGGCAGGTCTGCTTATCAGTGATGATGATTATGGACGCCACGCTGCCAGATCCTTACAATTCGAGCTAAGTTTGTCTGGTGAAGGGTGCCTAGACTACATTGAAGTTTTACCTTGGGACAAAGACACAGATGAACTCAGGAGGATTGTGAATGTGATGAAAAAATCAACAGCTCGTGTGGTCATTGCCTTTGTACATGAGAGTCACATGATAAACCTTATGGAAGAG GTAGTAAAGGAGAATGTAACAAGTCTACAGTGGATGGCCAGTGAAGGCTGGACAGCAACAGCTGGTGTGCTCCAAACACCTCAGTTCATGCCATACCTGGGTGGTACACTGGGCATTGCTATTCGTCGAGGAGAAATACCAGGGCTCAGGGAATTCCTATTACAAATACGTCCTGACCTACATCACAACAATAACAATGGAAATagcatg GTGAATCAGTTTTGGGAATTTACATTTCAGTGCAGATTTGCACCAGCTCCAGCAGGCTGGCTGGAAGGTGGAGGTGCACTATGCACTGGACAGGAAGATCTAGAAAATGTGAACACTGAGATCTTGGACATTTCCAACCTCCGGCCTGAGTATAATGTGTATAAAGCTGTTTATGCCCTGGCATATTCCCTTGATGACATGCTGCAGTGCAACCCAGGAAGAGGGCCTTTCAGTAGGCAAAGCTGTGCCACTTTGCAATCACTGCAGCCATGGCAG CTTCTTTATTACTTGGAAAGGGTAAATTTCACCACTCCATTTGGGGATCAAGTGTCATTTGACGAAAATGGTGATGTGGTGCCAATTTATGATGTGATGAACTGGTTGTGGCTCCCTGATGGAAGCACTGAAGTTCAGAATGTGGGTGAGGTTAAGAGTTCAGCTTTATACGGGGAAGAACTCATACTTGATGAAGACAAGATTTTCTGGAACTTTATTTCAAAAAAG CCACCTCGATCAGTATGCAGTGAAAGCTGTCTTTCTGGTACCCACATGGTGAGAAAGAAGGGGGAACCCAAATGCTGTTTCGACTGCATCCCTTGTTCTGAGGGAAAAGTCACTAATGAGACCA ACTCCTTGGAGTGCACCAGTTGTCCAGAGGATTTTTGGTCAAACCCCCAGCGTGACCACTGCGTTCCCAAGAAGACAGAGTTTCTGTCCTACCATGAGCCTCTGGGTATTTGTCTGACAGCTACCTCACTGCTGGGCACATGTATATGTGCTGTTGTTCTAGGGATCTTTATCTACCATCACAGAACACCTATAATACGTGCCAATAATTCAGAACTTAGTTTCCAGGTACTGCTGTCACTCAAGTTGTGCTTTCTTTGTTCACTGCTGTTCATTGGACGACCCAGACTGTGGACATGCCAACTCAGGCATGCAGCATTTGGCATCAGCTTTGTGCTGTGTGTCTCATGCATCCTGGTAAAAACCATGGTTGTTCTGGCTGTGTTCAAAGCCTCCAAGCCAGGAGGGGGAACCAGTCTGAAGTGGTTTGGTGCAATGCAGCAGAGAGGAACAGTTCTATTTCTTACATCTATTCAGGCAGCCATTTGCACTACCTGGCTTGTTTCTTCCTCTCCAACTCCACATAAAAACACCCAATACCAAAATGATAAGATTGTTTATGAgtgtgcatttgggtccactgTGGGTTTTGCAGTGTTATTGGGTTATATTGGTATACTGGCTTTCCTCAGTTTTTTAATTGCATTCCTGGTAAGGAATCTCCCTGACAGTTTTAATGAGGCCAAGCTCATCACATTCAGCATGCTGATCTTCTGTGCTGTGTGGGTGGCCTTTGTTCCTGTCTATATCAGCTCACCAGGAAATTATGCAGATGCAGTGGAGGTATTTGCTATCCTGGCCTCAAGTTTTGGACTCTTGATCACACTGTTTGGACCTAAATGTTACATAATCCTGTTGAGACCAGAACTGAACACGAAAAAAGCTATAATGGGTCGTGGCACTTAG